In Myxococcales bacterium, the following are encoded in one genomic region:
- a CDS encoding glycosyltransferase family 4 protein encodes MDGSMARILVTGFCAVPGPSRAGVQVRHVVRALASHVVDLLVVREADQPYVERQGNGRLLRVPTHDADLRSQVQAYQRALRRQLEGADYDVVHCRDAWGAAAVLEARDRFGYAVVFDLTRGSDDRSDLDAELAAQLDRDEEACLLAADLVLVPTEAAHRYALGRGLPDRVVLSPPGVDVDRFDWDEASVAGPPLILYVGAIGPGRGIRTLLRAMAEVAKTAPSRLAMVGPVARGFEGPLKAAIAELGLTGRIELRPAVDHEQMPALIATAGVCVIPAAPDLSPRPYALYPTRLLEFMACRRAVVAPRRGSVGMLIDHGREGLLFAPGDHIDLARKVRRLIDDAGLRERLAANGYDRVRREFTASAARRAIRTAYAELADRPEWRGRMTEQTTGSHGLPNAIAVGDPIAVDDEFEATVYEVAPTSADPSEVVIDVTLDPASDDVDAIDRLGPPTATGLARRSTTTDDGADLDAALATLDADNRDHFTEERVLPPSDETQERSVDVPAIPASRSRPCSRSIRPAMSTGPCAPVAATAGAAPATTGSCATPGGAAGGPPTRARRSTPRRRRRPARSRPAPSSPARSTCRRRRPS; translated from the coding sequence ATGGACGGGTCGATGGCGCGCATCCTGGTCACCGGATTCTGCGCGGTCCCGGGGCCGTCCCGGGCCGGGGTGCAGGTGCGGCACGTGGTCCGGGCGCTGGCGTCGCACGTGGTCGACCTGCTCGTGGTCCGCGAGGCCGATCAGCCGTACGTCGAGCGCCAGGGCAACGGCCGGCTGCTGCGGGTGCCGACCCACGACGCCGACCTGCGCAGCCAGGTCCAGGCCTACCAGCGCGCCCTGCGGCGCCAGCTCGAGGGCGCCGACTACGACGTCGTCCACTGCCGCGACGCCTGGGGCGCGGCGGCGGTGCTCGAGGCCCGCGACCGGTTCGGCTACGCGGTGGTCTTCGACCTGACGCGGGGCAGCGACGACCGCAGCGACCTCGACGCCGAGCTCGCGGCGCAGCTCGACCGCGACGAGGAGGCGTGCCTGCTCGCGGCCGACCTGGTGCTGGTGCCGACCGAGGCCGCGCACCGCTACGCGCTCGGCCGCGGGCTGCCCGACCGGGTCGTGCTGTCCCCGCCCGGGGTCGACGTCGATCGGTTCGACTGGGACGAGGCCTCGGTCGCCGGGCCGCCGCTGATCCTCTACGTCGGCGCGATCGGGCCGGGCCGCGGCATCCGCACGCTGCTCCGGGCCATGGCCGAGGTGGCCAAGACCGCGCCCAGCCGACTGGCGATGGTGGGGCCGGTGGCGCGCGGGTTCGAGGGCCCGCTCAAGGCCGCGATCGCCGAGCTCGGGCTCACCGGGCGCATCGAGCTGCGCCCGGCGGTCGACCACGAGCAGATGCCGGCGCTGATCGCGACGGCGGGGGTCTGCGTGATCCCGGCGGCGCCGGATCTGTCCCCGCGACCCTACGCGCTGTACCCGACCCGGCTGCTCGAGTTCATGGCGTGTCGGCGGGCGGTGGTCGCGCCGCGGCGCGGCTCGGTCGGCATGCTGATCGATCACGGCCGCGAGGGCCTGCTGTTCGCCCCCGGCGATCACATCGACCTGGCGCGCAAGGTCCGGCGGCTCATCGACGACGCCGGGTTGCGCGAGCGGCTCGCGGCCAACGGCTACGATCGCGTCCGGCGCGAGTTCACCGCCTCGGCGGCGCGCCGCGCCATCCGCACCGCCTACGCCGAGCTGGCCGACCGGCCCGAGTGGCGCGGGCGCATGACCGAGCAGACCACCGGCAGCCACGGCCTGCCCAACGCGATCGCGGTCGGCGATCCGATCGCGGTCGACGACGAGTTCGAGGCCACGGTCTATGAGGTGGCGCCGACGTCGGCCGATCCGAGCGAGGTGGTCATCGACGTGACGCTCGATCCCGCCAGCGACGACGTCGACGCGATCGATCGCCTGGGGCCGCCGACGGCGACCGGGTTGGCGCGCCGCTCGACCACGACCGACGACGGCGCCGACCTCGACGCGGCGCTGGCCACGCTCGACGCCGACAACCGCGACCACTTCACCGAGGAGCGGGTGCTGCCGCCCTCCGACGAGACCCAGGAGCGCTCGGTCGACGTGCCAGCGATCCCAGCATCACGTTCGAGGCCGTGCTCGCGGTCGATCCGCCCAGCGATGAGTACCGGCCCGTGCGCGCCGGTCGCGGCCACGGCCGGCGCCGCGCCAGCGACGACTGGGTCGTGCGCCACCCCGGGCGGCGCCGCCGGCGGCCCGCCGACGAGGGCACGCCGCTCGACACCACGCCGGCGCCGACGACCGGCTCGCTCGAGGCCGGCACCTTCGTCGCCGGCGAGATCGACGTGCCGACGCCGACGCCCGAGCTGA
- a CDS encoding OmpA family protein, translating to MRRALLILLIVVAGCAGTKVRARTGTVDELIKTARANGARRCAPVELAMAEAHNDFAKEALSQGNYFPAKREAAIAEQNARAAVEKSPKDLCNPTATPPDEPKPSDFDGDGILDTDDDCPRVPEDKDGFEDQDGCPEDDNDSDGIADKIDDCPNEPEDRDGTEDTDGCPDPDNDGDGIADKIDQCPDEAEDKDGFADDDGCPDCDNDGDGVPECPQAIDKCPAEPAQTADGCPQKYTLIVVTQDKIELSQTVYFDTRKATIKRVSFRMLDEVAQALADNPTIKVRIEGHTDSQGSDKFNMKLSGKRADSVRKYLIARGVDGFRMAAQGFGETVPIADNRTKDGRAQNRRVEFFITER from the coding sequence GTGAGGCGCGCGCTCCTGATCCTGTTGATCGTCGTCGCCGGGTGCGCCGGCACCAAGGTCCGCGCGCGGACCGGCACGGTCGATGAGCTGATCAAGACCGCGCGCGCCAACGGCGCCCGCCGGTGCGCGCCGGTCGAGCTCGCGATGGCGGAGGCCCACAACGACTTCGCCAAGGAGGCGCTGTCGCAGGGCAACTACTTCCCGGCCAAGCGCGAGGCGGCGATCGCCGAGCAGAACGCCCGGGCCGCGGTCGAGAAGTCGCCCAAGGACCTGTGCAACCCGACCGCGACGCCGCCCGACGAGCCCAAGCCGTCGGACTTCGACGGCGACGGCATCCTCGACACCGACGACGACTGCCCGCGCGTGCCCGAGGACAAGGACGGCTTCGAGGACCAGGACGGCTGCCCCGAGGACGACAACGACTCCGACGGCATCGCCGACAAGATCGACGACTGCCCGAACGAGCCCGAGGATCGCGACGGCACCGAGGACACCGACGGCTGCCCCGACCCCGACAACGACGGCGACGGCATCGCCGACAAGATCGATCAGTGCCCCGACGAGGCCGAGGACAAGGACGGGTTCGCCGACGACGACGGCTGCCCGGACTGCGACAACGACGGTGACGGCGTGCCCGAGTGCCCGCAGGCGATCGACAAGTGCCCGGCCGAGCCGGCCCAGACCGCCGACGGCTGCCCGCAGAAGTACACGCTGATCGTCGTCACGCAGGACAAGATCGAGCTGTCGCAGACGGTCTACTTCGACACCCGCAAGGCCACGATCAAGCGCGTCAGCTTCAGGATGCTCGACGAGGTCGCCCAGGCGCTGGCCGACAACCCGACCATCAAGGTCCGCATCGAGGGCCACACCGACAGCCAGGGCTCCGACAAGTTCAACATGAAGCTGTCGGGCAAGCGCGCCGACTCGGTGCGCAAGTACCTCATCGCCCGCGGCGTCGACGGGTTCCGCATGGCGGCCCAGGGCTTCGGCGAGACCGTGCCGATCGCCGACAACCGGACCAAGGACGGGCGGGCCCAGAACCGCCGGGTCGAGTTCTTCATCACCGAGCGGTGA
- a CDS encoding phosphatase PAP2 family protein, giving the protein MTASRWRRARAWIAAADLTVPVVLVAVGVLALVFAKVGAEVSERATDRLDQRILLALRAAPDDPLGPRWFEAAVVHISALGSGAVTTLIALIAIGYALLAGRPRFAALVAACSLGTVGLMALLKGLYERPRPTIVTQLDPPGGMSFPSGHSMIAMALYMTLAVLVARTLPTARLRRFTIVVGLALTFLIGASRMYLGVHYPTDVIAGWTAGGAWALACGALAFRLGRRGQLDQPPPPPRAP; this is encoded by the coding sequence GTGACCGCGTCGCGCTGGCGCCGGGCCCGGGCCTGGATCGCCGCGGCGGATCTGACGGTGCCGGTGGTGCTCGTCGCCGTCGGCGTGCTCGCGCTGGTGTTCGCGAAGGTCGGCGCCGAGGTCAGCGAGCGCGCCACCGATCGACTCGATCAGCGCATCCTGCTGGCGCTGCGGGCCGCGCCCGACGATCCCCTCGGGCCGCGGTGGTTCGAGGCCGCGGTGGTCCACATCTCGGCGCTCGGCTCGGGCGCGGTGACGACGCTGATCGCGCTGATCGCGATCGGGTACGCGCTCCTGGCCGGGCGGCCCCGCTTCGCCGCGCTCGTGGCCGCGTGCTCGCTCGGCACCGTCGGGTTGATGGCGCTGCTCAAGGGCCTGTACGAGCGGCCGCGCCCGACGATCGTGACCCAGCTCGATCCGCCCGGGGGCATGTCGTTCCCGAGCGGGCACTCGATGATCGCGATGGCGCTCTACATGACGCTGGCGGTGCTGGTCGCGCGGACGCTGCCGACCGCGCGCCTGCGGCGCTTCACGATCGTCGTCGGCCTGGCGCTGACGTTCCTGATCGGCGCGTCGCGCATGTACCTGGGCGTGCACTACCCGACCGACGTCATCGCCGGCTGGACCGCGGGCGGGGCGTGGGCGCTGGCGTGCGGCGCGCTGGCGTTCCGGCTCGGGCGCCGCGGCCAGCTCGACCAGCCGCCGCCGCCGCCGCGGGCGCCGTGA
- a CDS encoding FAD:protein FMN transferase yields the protein MIRRLVVALALTGAILAPAARADQPSGPTAPGDRKLVHTATTMGTIVQVTIWTDDEDGAARAAKAVFAEFDRLDAMMTTWTPDSEISRINAAAGSGKAVKVSAEAFAVIARAVDVSRASHGVFDITVGAYAGLWKFDEDMDGSLPALADVLKRKKLVNWKDIVLDRKQRAVRLKRAGMKITLGGIAKGYAVDKAAAVLEAAGFTNFIVQAGGDMYVSGSKDATPWVVGIRDPRGPRDQSFAVAPIRDHAFSTSGDYERGFVKDGVRYHHILDPRTAQPARASRSVTIMAVDAFTADAWSKVLFILGAKDAMALVERMPDFDAVFVDADNHVIMSSGLKDRVKVLTEPTPGP from the coding sequence GTGATCCGGAGGCTGGTCGTCGCGCTCGCGCTGACCGGCGCGATCCTCGCCCCCGCGGCGCGCGCCGATCAGCCCAGCGGGCCGACCGCGCCCGGCGACCGCAAGCTGGTCCACACCGCGACGACGATGGGCACGATCGTCCAGGTGACGATCTGGACCGACGACGAGGACGGCGCCGCGCGCGCCGCCAAGGCGGTCTTCGCCGAGTTCGATCGCCTCGACGCGATGATGACGACGTGGACGCCCGACAGCGAGATCTCCCGGATCAACGCGGCCGCGGGCTCGGGCAAGGCGGTCAAGGTCTCGGCCGAGGCGTTCGCGGTCATCGCGCGCGCGGTCGACGTCAGCCGCGCGTCACACGGCGTGTTCGACATCACCGTCGGCGCCTACGCCGGCCTGTGGAAGTTCGACGAGGACATGGACGGCTCGCTGCCGGCCCTGGCCGACGTGCTCAAGCGCAAGAAGCTGGTCAACTGGAAGGACATCGTCCTCGATCGCAAGCAGCGCGCGGTGCGGCTCAAGCGGGCCGGCATGAAGATCACGCTGGGCGGCATCGCCAAGGGCTACGCGGTCGACAAGGCCGCCGCCGTGCTCGAGGCCGCCGGGTTCACCAACTTCATCGTCCAGGCCGGCGGCGACATGTACGTGTCGGGCAGCAAGGACGCGACCCCGTGGGTCGTCGGCATCCGCGACCCCCGCGGCCCGCGCGATCAGAGCTTCGCGGTCGCGCCGATCCGCGATCACGCGTTCTCGACCTCGGGCGACTACGAGCGCGGCTTCGTCAAGGACGGGGTGCGCTACCACCACATCCTCGACCCGCGCACCGCCCAGCCGGCCCGGGCCAGCCGATCGGTGACGATCATGGCCGTCGACGCGTTCACGGCCGACGCGTGGTCGAAGGTGCTCTTCATCCTCGGCGCCAAGGACGCGATGGCGCTGGTCGAGCGGATGCCCGACTTCGACGCGGTGTTCGTCGACGCCGACAACCACGTGATCATGTCGAGCGGCCTCAAGGACCGGGTCAAGGTCCTGACCGAGCCGACGCCCGGGCCCTGA
- a CDS encoding GNAT family N-acetyltransferase, giving the protein MSVEFTVIRDVAGLRELEPAWRALAAAGGAGALFRGPDWLLPWWRAYREILAGELHVMVGRSDGELVCLAPLYLRTNNRALAKARELRMMGDAGPRPPALDFLVAPGFEDKAGTQLARAVAELGKSWDVLDLQPLAEPSRVRANFVARLGAAGFTVESAAAGGGARRIALGLARAATEDGLTTAVSGDAAAIRKGMSALRRLSRLEWAERDEHSPLADAEAAGLLDEVAVALALTGRARVATRADDAGEAIAAALIVDDGDRAVVLAMAVDPEHHGAAERLLAAEAMAARARGRVALDVVTGAAEYPLPPLPVSKQSAVAVTIWNATTTASVSRRVESVKRHARSVRETPAVAAAQARAAWARIRSAATEVAQYQRMHLYRGQMWTRGIAAPAGLELTTMDLAGFEALAPAARTELCEQLALDEAHARATWQRGDQAWIARLGDRPAGIAWAARGPVEVPELGRTLALSKYEAYVHDVYVAPSARGRAVAPVMLEAIARDLRELDVYRSWALIGHGNQPSTRAFAKASFTPVCDVIYARVGGVDRVMCRPPDPEAKELLGLA; this is encoded by the coding sequence ATGTCTGTCGAGTTCACTGTCATCCGCGACGTGGCCGGGCTGCGCGAGCTCGAGCCGGCGTGGCGTGCGCTGGCCGCGGCCGGTGGCGCCGGCGCCCTGTTCCGAGGTCCCGACTGGCTGTTGCCGTGGTGGCGCGCGTACCGCGAGATCCTCGCGGGCGAGCTGCACGTCATGGTCGGCCGGTCCGACGGCGAGCTGGTGTGCCTGGCGCCGCTGTACCTGCGCACCAACAACCGCGCGCTGGCCAAGGCGCGCGAGCTGCGGATGATGGGCGACGCCGGTCCGCGCCCGCCGGCGCTCGACTTCCTGGTCGCGCCGGGCTTCGAGGACAAGGCCGGCACGCAGCTCGCGCGCGCCGTCGCCGAGCTCGGCAAGAGCTGGGACGTGCTCGACCTGCAGCCGCTGGCCGAGCCGTCGCGCGTGCGCGCCAACTTCGTCGCGCGCCTCGGCGCCGCCGGCTTCACCGTCGAGTCGGCCGCCGCCGGCGGCGGTGCCCGCCGGATCGCGCTCGGGCTGGCCCGGGCCGCGACCGAGGACGGGCTCACCACCGCGGTCAGCGGCGACGCCGCCGCGATCCGCAAGGGCATGAGCGCGCTCCGGCGCCTGAGCCGGCTCGAGTGGGCCGAGCGCGACGAGCACAGCCCGCTGGCCGACGCCGAGGCGGCGGGCCTGCTCGACGAGGTCGCGGTCGCGCTCGCGCTCACCGGCCGGGCCCGGGTGGCGACGCGCGCCGACGACGCCGGCGAGGCGATCGCCGCGGCGCTGATCGTCGACGACGGCGATCGCGCGGTCGTGCTGGCGATGGCGGTCGACCCCGAGCACCACGGCGCCGCCGAGCGCCTGCTCGCGGCCGAGGCCATGGCCGCCCGCGCGCGCGGCCGGGTCGCGCTCGACGTGGTCACCGGCGCCGCCGAGTACCCGCTGCCGCCGCTGCCGGTGTCCAAGCAGAGCGCGGTCGCGGTGACGATCTGGAACGCCACGACCACCGCGTCGGTGTCGCGCCGGGTCGAGAGCGTCAAGCGGCACGCACGCTCGGTCCGCGAGACCCCGGCGGTGGCCGCGGCCCAGGCCCGCGCCGCGTGGGCGCGCATCCGCTCGGCCGCGACCGAGGTCGCGCAGTACCAGCGCATGCACCTGTACCGCGGCCAGATGTGGACCCGCGGCATCGCGGCGCCGGCCGGCCTCGAGCTGACCACGATGGACCTCGCCGGCTTCGAGGCGCTGGCCCCCGCCGCGCGCACCGAGCTGTGTGAGCAGCTGGCGCTCGACGAGGCCCACGCGCGCGCCACCTGGCAGCGCGGCGATCAGGCGTGGATCGCGCGGCTGGGCGATCGTCCGGCCGGGATCGCGTGGGCGGCCCGCGGCCCGGTCGAGGTGCCCGAGCTCGGCCGGACCCTGGCGCTGTCGAAGTACGAGGCCTACGTCCACGACGTCTACGTGGCGCCGTCGGCCCGGGGCCGCGCGGTCGCGCCGGTCATGCTCGAGGCCATCGCCCGCGACCTGCGCGAGCTCGACGTCTACCGGTCGTGGGCGCTGATCGGCCACGGCAACCAGCCGTCGACGCGCGCGTTCGCCAAGGCCAGCTTCACGCCGGTGTGCGACGTCATCTACGCGCGGGTCGGCGGCGTCGATCGCGTGATGTGCCGGCCGCCCGATCCCGAGGCCAAGGAACTGCTCGGACTGGCGTAG
- a CDS encoding type II toxin-antitoxin system HicB family antitoxin, protein MRFTASVQREGDGYVAQALEIDVASQGPTIEAAVANLREAIELLLEEEPTPSAIEPALVTTIDVALPAAS, encoded by the coding sequence ATGCGGTTCACCGCGTCCGTCCAGCGAGAAGGCGATGGCTACGTCGCTCAGGCGCTCGAGATCGACGTGGCCAGCCAGGGCCCGACGATCGAGGCGGCCGTCGCGAACCTGCGCGAGGCGATCGAGCTCTTGCTCGAGGAAGAACCCACGCCGAGCGCGATCGAGCCGGCGCTCGTCACGACCATCGACGTCGCCCTGCCCGCAGCGTCGTGA